The genomic stretch GGCGTAACACCTTTTATTGCTATTCTCAGGCAACTACATGCTGATGGTAAATTGGGAAACAACATGCTTATCTTTTCCAATAAAACGAAAGCAGATATTATTCTGGAAGATGAATTCCGCAAAATGCTGGGAGATCGTTTCATTAATACCCTTACCCAGGAACATGTAACCGGATATGATTATGGAAAAATTGATGCAGATTATCTGAAACAAAAAATCAAAAACTTCGATCAACATTTTTATGTATGCGGTCCTGATCAGATGGTGCAGGATATCAAAGCTGCTTTGCATAAATTGGGTGCATCCGAATCGGCTGTGGTGGTGGAATTGTGAGGGAAGGA from Thermoflavifilum aggregans encodes the following:
- a CDS encoding ferredoxin reductase domain-containing protein, giving the protein MEEHIVKILSIQRVTHNVKHYWVEKPAGYSFVPGQATEVAIHKPGWEQERRPFTFTSLNSWDFLEFTIKSYHDHPGVTHQLDSLQPGDELILHDVWGAIQYKGEGVFIAGGAGVTPFIAILRQLHADGKLGNNMLIFSNKTKADIILEDEFRKMLGDRFINTLTQEHVTGYDYGKIDADYLKQKIKNFDQHFYVCGPDQMVQDIKAALHKLGASESAVVVEL